The nucleotide window atgaattttaaaaacgGGTCTTGCCCAGTCTTGATCCCGCAATCAGTCAAGAATTACGTGTTCTCGCCACCgggtcatttttttatttatattatcataaaaaattaataaaaatgctttACTCAATGAATAACAAGTAGTTTGTCTGTGTGTTAAGTGCAGGGTGCACGTGTAAAAAAGTAGCCTTTGTCCTTCCTGGCGTTCAAGCTTACTTCCttccaaattttatcaaaatcggttcagtggcttagccgtggAAGGGACAAATGGATAGATGgttactttagcatttataatgtctaaattttttttaaattggaggAGGAATGATATTGATTGACCTGAATATGTAAATCTGCAAAGGTGTTTATACTCTATGTAGGTCAGGTTTTATTTAAgtctttataaatgttttgcATTAAGTAAAAGTGTAGAGCAAGTGTGAAGcaggtaaatataatttataaaaaggtatCAGTGGTCTTGATCACACGATTTTGTTTTTTCAATGTTGAAAGTTAATTATTGATGATttgaattgataatattaattacaataaatttaatataaacatataggATAGTACGTCCCGCATATGTACCTATTTGTTCACACATCGTTACGTTGAAACTGCAGTGGTTGTCGCGTCGCTTAAAGGTTTTTCTCCTAGTATCATCATCAACTTACAATTATATATGGTGTTTCAGTCACTCAGACTCAAGTCGATGTTTACTTAGTATGATATGATGTTGAAACAATAGGTCCTGCCGACCGAGTTCTGCCTCGGCCTTTCTCAATGGTGACTAGCCAACTATGTAATGGACTGTTAATATCTCAATACAGAGCTTCCTACTTCTTTCCCCGTTAGGAGGTTCGGATATTATTCCATgaattgctccaatgcggatggatggatacacatttggcagattATCATTTGACccatgcaagtttccttacagtcgagcacgagatgaagtgTGAATTCATGTGATTATTGAATTGCGcttgaattattaaattgaatggcGCTTGCCCAGGATTGAACTTGCAATGTTCGGTTAAGATCGACGTATTCTAAtcaatgggccatctcggctcaacaAGCCTactgcacaagtgtttgcgtaAATATAATTGCATTCTGATATTACGATGGGACTACCATATTTACCAGAAAGAGTATACATGGGTGCAGGAAGTGTAAACACTGCCCAATTCCATACTCCGGATACCGTGCTACTATGGAGAAgtcagaaaaactcaataaaagaCTCACGTTGAATCCAGGACGTCTGAGGCTTCATAAGCTAGTCGTTAGATCAGTGTTCACCACACAGTTTGGATCGTAGTCCACTTGCTAACTTTTTCGATTTTGTGAAGTTCAAACTTCAAATGTAAATTatctactaattttataaaatgcgaaagtaagtaaCAAAACGTATGACGGTATAATAGTACAACCGTCGGACCGTTGCCCCCTTTACATGGGCTGTTTCTCACCGGCAAGTTATCTTGCTGTGTCTTTAAATTTTGGCCCGAAGAACCAGGGTctcaatgacccagtggctgttaaataaatatttatcaatgacCACAAATTAGTGTGCTTATGCCACTAGATGTCGCAACAATgtgtaatattttcattcatatattttcaGATACAAGATCCTCGTTCAGACAACTTTACTGGAGATGAAGGGCGCTGGTTTTAAGTGCGGACAAAGATGCATCTGGGATCCGGAAACTGATTATTACGCGGATGAATTGTTTCGCAACGATACTATCTTCTGCCACACAATCGTGTATGGCGTTTATATGTATTGATGTGTGTATATTacaagatataattattataataaaacgtaaatgaagtattaataagtaattagtcCTTTTTAAACCGACTACGGCGCAGCGAAGGAGGATAATGCattgtgtgtgtgcgtgtgtttcTTTCTATGTGTCAGGCTGTGTACCTGATGTATGGGCTGGTTGGGTTGATTGGGCTATAGCTCAAGCTGGTAGGGTTTTGAAtgcgttaaatatatattttttttaacgaaaagtgtttctgtatttaaataaattgaaacccCATGTATTTTTCTTAGAATAAAAggcaatgtaattattataaatatatttgcaagctttttttattataatttctaattgtatatattattattagatggcTAAATGGCCTGTTTTTAAAGTCGAGTGTGGCTTGGAATGTGCAAATGTGCAAGTCTTGAGTGTTGGCCGGTGATAAATTTTGTCGACTTGCAAAATACAATGATTTAGCCCGTAGTCGGTTATTCGTTATCTGTTTCATATTtagttttcgattttttttttaatattaggtatTAAAATATGGTTTTTGTATTCtagtcttaatattttatttcgtatcTACAACAGATACTTTATATAGTAATGAACCAATCAATactttacattattttcttttaatttgtaaaataaatgtgttgtaTGATATacattgctattttatttttgaaggaGTATATTTCTTAGTGTATTGAAAATACCTACCGAGTAAAAACACCGAAAAAAAACAGGTATTAAGTTATCTTTCGATGCCgctttactattaaaatataaagaaaaattaatcagACTATATTATTCTAacttatgttataaatgcgaaagcgagTTTATTGATTTGATACGCTTTCGCGACTTTACTATTCAACATATCATTGTAAAACTTTGCAATCACGTTGTTAGGGGTACAGAATTCTATAATCTATTTCTTGCCTCCCTCCCTGACATGCGGACGAAAACCTATAAGGAACTCGGTATTACCTCACTTTGACTGCCAAAAAGTAATTTAGCTGTATGAATACGACTCGGTTTTTAGTCGTAGCTGTGACATGACAAATGACATAACGCGATCCTGTCCTAGAgagtattatgtatgtatatgcgTCAAATATTTTGCGACATCGGTATTAAGACGATTGAGTTTAATCGTAACGAATACCAGCTTGGCAGTGATaacgttaaaattaaacaacatatttgttttataatccacaataattttcataaaacaaatttaaatccaGTACATGTTCCACTACAGGGTATACATGCTGACCTCCTCTATACATATGAgatgtatacatatacatacagagatgtataaaaatttcaaaacatgtatgtaggtttcttcacgatgttaagaataaaaaaaaaaaaacacgaaactCATCGGTGCCGATTTTGAGTCCCGTATCTTTGATTACGATCTACGTTTTCAATTCACGCGGTTATATTAGCTCGTTTAAccttatttgattttttagttatccataaaaataaaaaagttaccaGACctgtttgtaaaatatgttttgaaaataaagtaCTTAACGGTTATGCCGTAGCACACAGAGCTTAAAGCGAATAATACTAAAGACAATTAgaagtaaataattaacaaagtaagtaaatgaattgtaaaattttaattaaaaggaaaTTTAGTACTTAGATTTATCACTTATTGTCATATCGATTTGCAACTTGACGATTGtaagtaacaaattttatttattatacgtattaCCTATGTATCGAAATACATATGTATCTATAATTCTCTGTCaaaaataaagcttatattcgtttaataaaatacaaacacccctattttgattataagacttaatttaatttgcggAAGATGTATACATCATAAACGTgtgacttaaaatttattatttaatttaaacgtgcttgctaaatatatatcaatttaaagtCCATGCTTCAGACATATCGGTAATACGTGTCAATATTTGTACTCCAATTTTCAATGGTTTCGTAATTTGGTTTTCACATGCGGATATTATTACACAGCGTACCTATTACAtacgatatatataaatgttaatgtattaaACTGTTGTATTATGAAAATTTTCCTATTGTATTTTGTTCAGCAATAAAACCGTAGGTGaaggtatatattattatgacagactgcctcgttggtctagtgacttgatataaggccgcagacccggaggtcctgggttcaattcccaggtcgagccattaaaaagttattgggtttttctgtcagaaaaattctcagtagtctggaagttagaagtgtgaacactcccgtgcctcggaaagcacgtaaagccgttggtcctgcgcccgaactctttccggtcgtgtcggattgccgtcccttcggattatgagagttaaggaatagagagtgcacctgtgtttgcgcacgcacttgtgcactataatatctcctgcgtagttggctaatctctcttgagattggccgccgtggccgaaatcggtctggaggacattattatatatatttatgacaatcaatctAACCGAGTTGTTATGGTctagtttatttgtattttggataatttatatttgtaatgtgattgtgtgtgtatgtaaactgtattattttatttttttataatagtttcttAGGAATGGTTCTGTTaggaaataaatatcataaacttACTTGTAACGATTTCAATCCTCTCAGAATGTTGGTATATTGTTGACACAGACCACATTGAACCATAAATTCTTTACAATCATACGGCACTGGTACAACATTGGGGCAAGGGCGATCAGAGTCGCATctgaaatagattttaaatataaaatatatatttttttgttttgcttaaaaATCTGAACCCTACTTACTACaacttttaatagtttttaatacctagacatatttcattaaattagaattaaaaaacttacttaaaaCGCATATAGTTTTCGGTCATCTCAGCGTACGTTGGCCAATTTTGTTCACAAGGAGTACAAGTACAGTCGAACCAATACTGATCTTTAAGATCAGCTTGACGTTTCTGTTTTGAAACTGTTGTAAATATGGGTCCATAGTTTTCAGCGACTTCTTGgcctttctttatattttttacagctcGTACAACGACGTACGGACCGCAAAAATATCTGCAACGAAAGTACTTGGAATGAGAATTtataggaatatttttatttagtggtTGATTTTGTTATACTTTTACCTTACAACTCCTGGGTCACATGAGTGGTTAAAAAGTGCGAGAGTTGAAAAGACTGCACCTgctaaaaatatagattttccATCGTGTTTTATGATGTATTGCCCCGCTTTTGGCTTGGGGCAATGCAGCTCAAATACCTCGTGCGCATTGAACTGAAGTATTTGAAGATTCTTCAAAATAAGGCTACCAAATAAAGCGATATCGTCGCTGTAAGCTTCTCCGATTTTCATTGTCTTCATTTCGTCAAGTCCTATTTCTCTTTCCCTATGTTTACCTTCGAAATAGCCACTTAATTCTAAAAGTTTGagtaaaaataatgtcatttgACTCCTGTGCAAAAAATCTTGCTTTGTTCTTTTGTCTTCGTGTGCAACTAaatggaatatatttttgtaatcgtCAGTTTTATATATCCCTGATGGTTTACTCTCCAAATCGTTGTATATTTGCGTAAAATATTCTTTCGGTTTTTGGGTGATCATTCTTACAGCAATATGGCAAGTTATAGAACAACCTGATTTCCATAGGAGCGGTAGAATATGGCACTCGTATCCGTGATAAGATTGGAATGCAGTTTTTAAGCATTTATCACTGCAAAATATTACATTCGGACATTTCGGACACGGTACGGGAATTGGACATCTGAAAGTATGGAATTGCGGTTTTATAAGATGaacaataatatgaaatgaaataactGTGAAAGTGAACCGACTTTATGAAACAATTATGACAGTGTGTTTTGCAATATTCGCCTAATAAAACGCCACTATGAGGTTTTTCAATAAGTAAAACCTCGCCAGCCTGTATGTCTTTAGCCGCTGTAGCAAACCTGCCCTTTTCATTGTCATAATCAATTTGAATAGCGTCGGAAGCAGCCGGGTATTGGGAGTTTTGCTTCCCAGGCAACTTGGGTTTCGGTGGAGTTTTCTTTAATGGTTCGGGGTCCTTTGGATTTCCAGCTAGTACTAGTCCTTTATTTAAAACTTCCAACATGAGTTTTGCATCTGTtctcaatttttgttttttttccttgtttAAATTGTTAGCTTCATCCAAGGCAATGATTGTGTctctgtaatttataattaaatttagaaccgtatattttgataaagccattcgatttatattattatagagtcATGAACTTACTGAAAAGCTTTAACTGCCTCTTGGTTCCTTTTTAAAACGAGTAGGCATCGGGCTCTCCTCTCATAAACTTTATACCTTAAGTGCCGAGGATAACCCAATGATAGACAACGTTGTATATCTGAAAGAGCATCTTCAAATTGTTCCAAATGATTTAAAGCTGCTGAACGATTCGCATAGACAATTGACATCTCTTCACCTGCGAatgaacaataatttaataatttttttaattaaagcatttttattgCTCTTTTTCTTCACCAAAAAAAGTAACCTATTTCTTGTCATTTATtgcactatattttatatttggtttCCAAATGTTATTtgatatgtttgtttttttttaactacttaCTCTCTTTTTGTggcataaataataaactttgacTGTACAATTGTAACGATTTGATCCAATCGCCTTTTTGGACGGCTTTGTTCCCTTCATTTTTGAGAGCTCGAGATTTTTCTAATTCCTTTTTAACTGGAAAATCACCGCCGACTTCCACGTCACGTACATCAGTTGAGAGatcgtaatttttaattattggtaGAGAGCTCAGGTACAAAACCCGTTTTGAATTCGATTCTAAATTTGCGAAATTATTTCTTGTCACGTCGTCTATTGCGTTGTTTATATTATCATGAAACTTCTTGAAGAATCCCTCAATATTTTGCGCCATGGTTCGGTATTAAGGCTTggaattttgtttttctttcaatattatttaaaatctctttAGGtgaatttttaaatcttaataatcatttaattttaaggttAATCACTGTAGTTTTAAGAAAGCCGGCTCAACGTGTCGACGACTGTTccgtatttctatttttatatttggagCACTCGCCTGTTGATCGCTTCAGAACGAAGTTCGGATCATTTCACGTTtacatctttaattaaaattacacaattCTATTTGTTGTTACGTATGCTAGCGACTAACATTTTCTGTTACCGTTATTACCTACATGAAGTGTACATTAAAGTTGTCGATTGAAGTAAGGAACGTAGtagaatattacaattttatgggCAGATTTAGTAATTTTGTTGTCAGTTTAAAAAAGACGTAATTATTActtgtttcttttattattataaccgaGAAACATTGGAATTACGTCAATCGGTGGAAAAATTACGTGTTATAAACTCATCTCAGTTGTTCtcgaaaatatgaatattatatacttaactgTAATGGTGTGTTTTTATATGACTGTATTAACATAAAGTGCCTTCAAATTGCGgttctataattataaagataatgatTTCGGAGTATCATAAAAGTGCTGAGAGTAGTACAACCTTCttttttgcatttaatttttgtctgtctttgCGAACATAACACCGAAATAGTTGGATTTTTATTGCACATAAAGTGAAAGAtattcctattttatttttagacggCTTACAAAAGTGTAAGTTATATATGAATTATGTACAAGTATCTTGAAATTTAAACTTAAACAGAAGTGGAAAGTATttcaattgtttaattataatgacaacttaaaaaaaaaacaattaaatagctGATAATAAACATCTAAATCAAcaataaatttttgaataagTGTTACATTGCCTATAGAGCCTTACGATTAACGGTCTAAAGTTTCAAAGTGCTTTATAACATTGTATTAGCGCTCTTTCGTggtataaaaaaagaagtttgCTTAGAATTTTTACAGCAAGTCCATAATACTtagtttcttataaattaacCAGTTCGTAACAATATATAgcataactataaaaaattacaccTTGAAGTAATAAAGCGTAATCTCAGTTAGTGCAGTATTATTATCGTGCGGGACGAGCTCCTCGAATACGAAGAATTTCGTGAAGGTCACATCCATCCATCCATGAATCCTGCGGATCATCGAATGAAGCTATAGGTACACCATTACACTAGGGTTTAAGGGATTTCTTTCAATCAAGaacaactattttttattgcattagcGATgagttttttgtttcaataaaaaatacacatatatttgtACTCTATCAACTCATGATTGTAgccatgttttataaatttaagcacATTACCAAAATGTGCAATCTCTTGCTGAAAATCAAGCAGAGACTTGGGCCTGTGCCtgtctgtatttattttaattattaatatatttattatttgtcgcATGGTAATCTAAGAGGAAATAGAGAGAAAACCTGTGTCTTCACATACACTTTTATATTCGTTCCCATCTTCTCAATGTGTAATGCGTACATAGGcggacagataataaaaaataataagtacagtcgtttaattttattatttatattagaataaatcGGTAGTTAATAAGATCGCCTTTcgcattgcatttttttatttctattataattcaatttgtttaacggtgtgtacaataaagagtataaataaataaaaagagaaaaGGGGCGATtagactataaatataaaatttataactgtttcagttataaattttaattatgaattctcAAAGGAATTCCACGTGTAGCTCAAAATTATCGTTACCCGAAAAAATGTTAAGTAGCCGTCGCGCAAAAAATAATGGTACGCACCATCTTGTTTAGGTAGTTGACCGCCCCTGGACTCCGGCTCGCTGCATTCTTATACGAACAATCAATTTTTTGGTACGACCTTTCTAGAATTTTCTGAGAGCGTTGACTCATATCAACAATGGTCTGTTTTTTCGTTGCGGAAAAGCCCAAacacaaatgtatattatacttGTTTACAATTCAACAATTAAAGGTGTATTATCTAAGAATCATACAAAAAGTGGAGTTggaatatacaattaaaatattgtatttgtatatgttcAGAATAACACTACtatgtttttgattaattaatcatttgtaTGGAACTCTAATTTTTTCATGAAAAATCTTCGAAATGTTACCATCAATTTTATTACGTAGCTGCCAATAAGTGTATGTCTTTTAGTAATATTGTGTAAATGGTCTTCGT belongs to Nymphalis io chromosome 2, ilAglIoxx1.1, whole genome shotgun sequence and includes:
- the LOC126777199 gene encoding SET and MYND domain-containing protein 4 → MAQNIEGFFKKFHDNINNAIDDVTRNNFANLESNSKRVLYLSSLPIIKNYDLSTDVRDVEVGGDFPVKKELEKSRALKNEGNKAVQKGDWIKSLQLYSQSLLFMPQKESEEMSIVYANRSAALNHLEQFEDALSDIQRCLSLGYPRHLRYKVYERRARCLLVLKRNQEAVKAFQDTIIALDEANNLNKEKKQKLRTDAKLMLEVLNKGLVLAGNPKDPEPLKKTPPKPKLPGKQNSQYPAASDAIQIDYDNEKGRFATAAKDIQAGEVLLIEKPHSGVLLGEYCKTHCHNCFIKCPIPVPCPKCPNVIFCSDKCLKTAFQSYHGYECHILPLLWKSGCSITCHIAVRMITQKPKEYFTQIYNDLESKPSGIYKTDDYKNIFHLVAHEDKRTKQDFLHRSQMTLFLLKLLELSGYFEGKHREREIGLDEMKTMKIGEAYSDDIALFGSLILKNLQILQFNAHEVFELHCPKPKAGQYIIKHDGKSIFLAGAVFSTLALFNHSCDPGVVRYFCGPYVVVRAVKNIKKGQEVAENYGPIFTTVSKQKRQADLKDQYWFDCTCTPCEQNWPTYAEMTENYMRFKCDSDRPCPNVVPVPYDCKEFMVQCGLCQQYTNILRGLKSLQDTEIMYKLGRAAMAEGKYGEAMKKFIEMLKLYDATLSPPYQSYYDCVQDLRRCMLALGNYSIV